Proteins found in one Quercus robur chromosome 2, dhQueRobu3.1, whole genome shotgun sequence genomic segment:
- the LOC126716182 gene encoding (+)-piperitol/(+)-sesamin synthase CYP81Q1-like, which produces MLSKQESEPEYFKDEIIRGIMLVLLSAGTNISAGTMEWAMSLLLNHPKVLKKVQAEIDNVVGHDRLIDEADLAKLPYLHCIVNETMRMYPAGPLLVPHESSEDCMVGGFKVPGGTILLVNMWAIQNDPKIWDEPRSFKPERFEGFEGVRDGFKFVPFGLGRRGFPDEGLVVRVVGLALGSLLQCFGWDRIGEEMVDMSEGSGLTLPKAQSLFANCRRRLAMANLLSHI; this is translated from the exons ATGTTGTCTAAGCAAGAATCGGAACCTGAATACTTCAAGGATGAGATTATCAGAGGCATCATGCTG GTTTTACTATCTGCTGGAACCAACATTTCAGCAGGGACCATGGAATGGGCAATGTCGCTATTGCTGAACCACCCAAAAGTCCTAAAGAAGGTCCAAGCTGAGATTGACAATGTTGTAGGACATGATAGGCTAATTGATGAGGCAGATTTGGCCAAGTTACCTTATCTCCATTGCATTGTAAATGAGACAATGCGTATGTACCCAGCAGGACCATTACTTGTACCACACGAGTCATCCGAGGATTGCATGGTGGGTGGTTTCAAAGTCCCAGGTGGCACTATCCTACTAGTTAACATGTGGGCCATACAAAATGACCCTAAAATTTGGGATGAGCCAAGGAGTTTCAAGCCAGAGAGATTTGAAGGGTTTGAAGGGGttagagatgggttcaagtttgTGCCTTTTGGGTTAGGGAGGAGAGGGTTTCCTGATGAAGGGTTAGTCGTGCGTGTTGTAGGCTTGGCTTTGGGTTCGTTGTTACAGTGCTTTGGGTGGGATAGGATTGGTGAAGAAATGGTGGACATGAGTGAAGGGAGTGGGCTCACCTTGCCCAAGGCTCAGTCATTGTTCGCTAATTGTCGCCGACGTCTAGCTATGGCTAATCTTCTTTCTCATATCTGA